The following coding sequences are from one Selenomonas sputigena ATCC 35185 window:
- a CDS encoding NAD(P)/FAD-dependent oxidoreductase, with the protein MIRISSYAVPLSDERPLAALAAERLGIAPDDILAVRIVRRALDARRYRGAPLAFLYTLDVRIQGSEKKLLARLRRDRHVALAEKEEKLDLARFSPLAQGEARPVVVGFGPAGMFAALTLARAGLSPLILERGYDVEARYAAIERFWQTGTLDVRSNVQFGEGGAGTFSDGKLTTRIGDSLVSEVLDAFVAAGAPEEIKYLHKPHVGTDLLRGIVKNIREEIRRLGGEIRFLAQVTDIELKDGALLALIVNGEERVKVGAAFFAIGHSARDTYEMLLSRGLFLEAKAFAVGVRIEHPQGFIDRAQYGEDAGNVRLPVADYSLTYQDKLRGRGAYSFCMCPGGQVVAAASELSRVATNGMSCYKRDSGVANAALLVQVGPKDFGGGVLAGMEFQRQCESLAFKLAGADYRAPVQSVGDFLAHQKGAADFLVQPTYLPGVRPADLHECLPRFVTDTLEDALRAFERRMKGFSAPDVPLTGVETRSSAPCRIVREKESFLAHGLSGFYPIGEGAGYAGGIMSAAVDGMKAALAFMEQRESME; encoded by the coding sequence ATGATCCGAATCAGCAGTTATGCCGTTCCCTTGAGCGACGAACGCCCGCTTGCAGCTCTTGCCGCTGAGCGTTTGGGTATTGCTCCAGACGATATTCTTGCAGTGCGCATCGTGCGCAGGGCGCTCGATGCGCGACGCTACCGTGGAGCGCCGCTCGCCTTCCTCTATACGCTTGATGTGCGCATCCAGGGCAGTGAGAAAAAGCTTTTGGCGCGCTTGCGGCGCGACCGCCATGTTGCACTTGCCGAAAAAGAAGAGAAGCTCGACCTTGCACGCTTTTCCCCGCTCGCGCAGGGCGAGGCGCGCCCTGTCGTCGTGGGCTTCGGCCCTGCCGGCATGTTCGCCGCGCTGACGCTCGCACGCGCGGGTCTTTCCCCGCTCATCCTAGAGCGCGGCTATGATGTCGAGGCGCGTTATGCGGCGATCGAGCGCTTCTGGCAGACGGGAACGCTCGATGTGCGCTCCAACGTCCAATTCGGTGAGGGCGGTGCGGGGACGTTTTCCGACGGCAAGCTGACGACGCGCATCGGCGACTCTCTCGTGAGCGAGGTGCTCGACGCTTTCGTGGCGGCCGGTGCACCCGAGGAAATCAAGTATCTGCACAAGCCGCATGTCGGCACCGACCTCCTGCGCGGCATCGTTAAGAACATCCGTGAGGAGATCCGCCGCTTGGGCGGCGAGATTCGCTTCTTGGCGCAAGTGACAGACATCGAGCTGAAAGACGGTGCGCTCCTCGCGCTCATCGTCAACGGCGAGGAGCGCGTGAAGGTCGGAGCGGCTTTCTTCGCCATTGGACATTCGGCGCGCGACACATACGAGATGCTTCTTTCGCGCGGTCTTTTTCTGGAGGCGAAGGCGTTTGCCGTGGGCGTGCGCATTGAGCATCCACAAGGATTCATCGATCGCGCGCAGTACGGGGAGGATGCCGGGAATGTGCGCCTGCCTGTCGCCGACTACAGCCTCACGTATCAGGACAAGTTGCGCGGCAGGGGCGCGTACTCCTTCTGCATGTGCCCGGGCGGGCAGGTCGTTGCGGCGGCGTCCGAGCTTTCCCGCGTCGCGACGAACGGCATGAGCTGCTACAAGCGCGATTCGGGCGTGGCGAACGCCGCGCTTCTCGTGCAGGTCGGCCCGAAGGATTTCGGCGGCGGGGTGCTCGCAGGAATGGAATTTCAGAGGCAGTGCGAGAGCCTCGCCTTCAAGCTGGCGGGTGCAGACTACCGTGCGCCCGTGCAGTCCGTCGGCGACTTTCTCGCACACCAAAAGGGCGCAGCGGACTTCCTTGTGCAGCCGACGTATTTGCCCGGCGTGCGCCCTGCCGACTTGCACGAGTGCCTGCCGCGCTTCGTTACGGATACGCTCGAAGACGCGCTTCGCGCCTTCGAGCGGCGCATGAAGGGATTTTCCGCGCCCGATGTGCCGCTGACGGGCGTCGAGACGCGCTCTTCCGCACCGTGCCGCATCGTGCGCGAGAAGGAAAGCTTTTTGGCGCATGGCCTTTCGGGGTTTTATCCCATCGGCGAGGGTGCGGGATACGCGGGCGGCATCATGAGCGCCGCCGTCGATGGCATGAAGGCGGCGCTCGCATTCATGGAGCAAAGGGAGTCTATGGAATAA
- a CDS encoding CdaR family protein, with protein sequence MMTRLRALFQRNLPAKIIALVVAVVLWLFVMNEQNPQIEGSFTVAVDLRNVPEGYKVTQTEKSVKLKVRGARSFFVSSEREGFKAYADLEGLGSGEHEVKVKAVLPQGFELVDAQPETVSVTLDKIVRRAVRIDLIVTGSASAGYTVGKISQSANTTVIEGPESRVAEVDRVIGYVGLSGNRDDFTLQVPLTPINSDGKAVDDVELLARTVEVSVQLARGLTRKIVSVRPVLDDVLPEGFTLGEVQVEPTKIEIAGDAALISKVASIDTEKIVISDMKESGKKIVHLAIPNGVAISNREVTVTVELKPKAQAKGADAP encoded by the coding sequence ATGATGACACGATTGCGCGCTCTCTTCCAGCGCAACCTCCCGGCAAAGATCATCGCCCTTGTTGTCGCTGTCGTGCTCTGGCTCTTCGTCATGAATGAGCAGAACCCGCAGATAGAGGGAAGTTTCACCGTTGCGGTCGACCTCCGAAATGTACCCGAAGGATACAAGGTCACGCAGACGGAAAAAAGCGTGAAGCTCAAGGTGCGCGGAGCGCGCTCTTTCTTTGTTTCGTCAGAACGGGAAGGGTTCAAGGCGTATGCCGATCTTGAAGGGCTTGGCTCAGGCGAGCACGAGGTCAAGGTCAAGGCTGTTCTGCCGCAGGGATTCGAACTCGTCGACGCGCAGCCGGAGACCGTTTCGGTCACCTTGGACAAGATCGTGCGGCGAGCGGTTCGCATCGATCTCATCGTCACGGGTTCGGCGTCTGCTGGCTACACCGTGGGCAAGATTTCGCAGTCGGCGAACACCACGGTCATCGAGGGCCCCGAGTCGCGCGTAGCGGAGGTCGACCGCGTCATCGGCTACGTCGGCCTTTCGGGAAATCGTGACGACTTCACCTTGCAGGTGCCGTTGACGCCGATCAACAGCGACGGCAAGGCGGTCGACGATGTCGAGCTTCTCGCGCGTACGGTTGAGGTTTCCGTACAGCTTGCGCGCGGGCTGACGCGCAAGATCGTCAGCGTCCGTCCGGTTCTCGATGACGTTCTGCCCGAGGGCTTCACTCTGGGCGAAGTGCAGGTTGAGCCGACGAAGATCGAAATCGCGGGCGATGCCGCGCTCATCAGCAAGGTGGCGAGCATCGACACGGAGAAGATCGTCATCTCGGACATGAAGGAGAGCGGCAAGAAGATCGTACATCTTGCGATACCCAATGGCGTTGCGATTTCCAATCGAGAGGTCACGGTCACGGTCGAGCTGAAACCGAAGGCGCAAGCAAAGGGAGCGGACGCGCCATGA
- the cdaA gene encoding diadenylate cyclase CdaA, with amino-acid sequence MPFHIPIQFQGILSTITLLDVLDILIVALILYKLYMMLQDTRAITLVKGLLVLLGLTLVCNWLSLHVIYWLLQQTLTLLFVALPIVFQPELRRTLEHLGQGRFFGKSLFLDDSEARSLVNELDKAVMLLSSRKIGALLVFEREMGLNDISATGVQIDGLITADFLMNVFIPNTPLHDGAAVIRGKRLIAAGCLLPLTENRTLSTELGTRHRAAIGLSEQCDALIVVVSEETGTVSVAENGRIVRRLSSEHLKSYLRPIFTPKTTGIKDMVLNWRKGK; translated from the coding sequence ATGCCGTTCCATATTCCGATTCAATTTCAGGGAATCCTGTCGACGATCACCTTGCTGGACGTTCTTGACATCCTGATCGTGGCATTGATTCTCTACAAACTCTATATGATGCTGCAGGATACGCGCGCCATCACCTTGGTGAAGGGGCTGCTTGTGCTCCTAGGGCTCACGCTCGTCTGCAACTGGCTGTCTCTGCACGTCATTTACTGGCTCTTGCAGCAGACGCTGACCTTGCTCTTTGTCGCACTTCCCATCGTATTCCAGCCGGAACTTCGCCGCACGCTTGAGCATCTGGGGCAGGGACGCTTCTTCGGCAAATCGCTTTTCCTCGATGACAGTGAGGCGCGCTCACTCGTCAATGAGCTGGATAAGGCGGTGATGCTCCTGTCTTCGCGCAAGATCGGCGCCTTGCTCGTCTTTGAACGCGAGATGGGACTCAATGACATCAGCGCCACGGGCGTCCAGATCGACGGCCTCATCACGGCGGACTTTCTCATGAACGTCTTCATTCCGAACACCCCCCTGCACGACGGAGCCGCCGTCATACGCGGCAAGCGCCTGATCGCGGCGGGCTGTCTGTTGCCTTTGACAGAAAATCGCACGCTGAGCACGGAGCTTGGCACGCGCCATCGTGCCGCCATCGGCCTTTCTGAGCAGTGTGACGCCCTCATCGTCGTCGTCAGCGAGGAAACGGGCACGGTCTCCGTCGCGGAAAACGGCAGGATCGTGCGCCGTCTTAGCTCAGAGCATCTGAAATCTTATTTGCGTCCCATCTTCACGCCCAAGACAACAGGCATCAAGGACATGGTTCTGAATTGGAGGAAGGGGAAATGA
- a CDS encoding bifunctional ADP-dependent NAD(P)H-hydrate dehydratase/NAD(P)H-hydrate epimerase — protein MKIALADEMKKIDKRAIEEYGVPEILLMENAGREVAAAFEEYLGGVSGKRICVLAGSGNNGGDAFVAARHLMNHGAQISIFLVGSPAHLTKSAALNRDIIVKMGIVVHVLETERDWDKLQVTLRFVDGVVDGILGTGFKGGLRDAAARVVRMVNGHGKPVVAVDIPTGVEADTGNASPEAIRADLTVTFGLPKFGHMIGAGETATGKLLVDDIGIPKALLEDDTIRQTYLDDVTVAPVLLPRPLDAHKGSCGRILVIAGSRGMTGAAALAASAVLRSGAGVAVLALPRSLQEMMAGKLTEVMTKPLPETDEGAIDIAALGEALALAEGFDAVLIGPGLGRAQETQKFVQDFCAAVKKPLILDADAIYAFCGKTDAFKGFAFVPILTPHLGEMAHLLELSVDELRASLLDMTREVAREYHAVFVVKSECTIIVYPDGQAFLTSKGNSGMATAGAGDVLAGAVAGLMKQTAAGLAPLAGVYIHGLAGDLAAKEKGYGLIASDILENLPRALCTLL, from the coding sequence ATGAAGATCGCTTTGGCAGATGAGATGAAGAAGATCGACAAGAGAGCCATCGAGGAATACGGCGTGCCGGAGATTCTGCTGATGGAGAATGCGGGACGCGAAGTCGCCGCCGCCTTTGAGGAATACTTGGGCGGCGTTTCGGGCAAGCGTATATGCGTGCTCGCGGGAAGCGGCAACAACGGAGGCGACGCCTTCGTCGCTGCACGCCACCTGATGAACCATGGCGCGCAGATCAGCATATTCCTCGTGGGCAGTCCTGCGCATCTGACGAAGAGTGCGGCGCTCAACCGCGACATCATCGTCAAGATGGGCATTGTCGTACACGTCCTTGAAACGGAGCGCGATTGGGACAAACTGCAGGTGACGCTGCGCTTCGTCGACGGTGTTGTCGACGGCATCTTGGGCACGGGATTCAAAGGCGGTCTGCGCGATGCAGCCGCACGCGTCGTGCGCATGGTCAACGGTCACGGCAAGCCGGTCGTCGCCGTCGACATTCCGACGGGCGTCGAGGCGGATACGGGGAATGCCTCTCCCGAGGCGATTCGCGCGGATCTTACCGTGACCTTCGGGCTGCCGAAGTTCGGGCATATGATTGGCGCAGGCGAAACGGCGACGGGAAAACTGCTCGTCGATGACATTGGCATACCGAAGGCCTTGCTCGAAGACGATACGATCCGCCAGACCTACCTTGACGATGTGACGGTGGCGCCGGTTCTGCTGCCGCGTCCGCTCGATGCGCACAAGGGCTCCTGCGGACGCATCCTCGTCATCGCGGGTTCGCGCGGCATGACGGGCGCGGCGGCGCTCGCCGCTTCTGCCGTTCTCAGAAGCGGCGCGGGCGTTGCTGTGCTGGCTCTGCCGCGGAGTCTGCAGGAGATGATGGCGGGAAAATTGACCGAGGTCATGACGAAGCCTCTTCCCGAGACGGACGAGGGCGCGATCGACATCGCGGCGCTCGGCGAGGCGCTGGCACTGGCGGAAGGTTTCGATGCCGTGCTCATCGGGCCGGGGCTGGGCAGGGCACAGGAGACGCAGAAGTTCGTGCAGGATTTCTGTGCCGCCGTCAAGAAGCCTTTGATTCTCGATGCCGATGCCATTTATGCGTTTTGCGGCAAGACGGACGCGTTCAAGGGCTTCGCTTTCGTGCCGATCTTGACGCCGCATCTCGGCGAGATGGCGCATCTCTTGGAGCTCTCTGTCGACGAACTGCGTGCGTCGCTCCTCGACATGACGCGCGAGGTGGCGCGTGAGTATCATGCCGTCTTCGTCGTCAAGAGCGAATGCACGATCATCGTCTATCCGGACGGGCAGGCGTTCCTTACATCGAAGGGTAATTCCGGCATGGCGACGGCAGGTGCAGGCGATGTGCTCGCGGGCGCTGTCGCGGGGCTTATGAAGCAGACAGCGGCGGGACTTGCGCCGCTCGCAGGCGTCTACATCCACGGTCTTGCCGGCGATCTGGCGGCGAAGGAGAAGGGATACGGGCTCATCGCTTCGGATATTCTGGAAAATCTGCCGCGTGCGCTCTGCACGCTGCTTTGA
- the acpS gene encoding holo-ACP synthase: MVLGLGTDIVEIGRMEKAMGKEAFLARVFTQEERSYCDGRGAGRAASYAARWVGKEAVLKAFGTGLRRGTLLDVEIVPDALGAPEVHLSGFFAALAEERGVRHIHLSLSHAREYAVAQCILEGEKHEDRFGR; encoded by the coding sequence ATGGTTTTGGGACTCGGCACGGACATCGTTGAGATCGGGCGCATGGAAAAAGCGATGGGAAAAGAGGCATTCCTTGCGCGCGTTTTCACGCAGGAAGAGCGCTCTTACTGCGATGGACGCGGTGCAGGGCGTGCGGCCTCGTATGCAGCACGCTGGGTCGGCAAGGAGGCTGTCTTGAAGGCGTTTGGCACGGGACTGCGCCGAGGAACGCTGCTGGACGTTGAGATCGTGCCCGATGCGCTCGGCGCGCCCGAGGTTCATCTTTCCGGGTTCTTTGCGGCGCTCGCGGAAGAAAGGGGCGTGCGGCACATACATCTTTCCTTGAGCCATGCTAGGGAATATGCCGTTGCACAATGTATTCTGGAGGGGGAGAAGCATGAAGATCGCTTTGGCAGATGA
- a CDS encoding flagellar motor protein MotB, with amino-acid sequence MARKKRHAPHEEEAGEAWLLPYSDLMTLLLATFIALYAMSATDSSKMAQMAQAFTAAFNTGGPSFFSQMGPSESRHAERVATEDKGNSAYIQEAKALEEVQKELDNYIKQNGLQGELNTTMTDDGLMIRIKEKALFPSGSAELVGEAQKIGPVVAGLLAKIPERVVISGHTDNVPIATARYPSNWELSSQRALNFMKFLFASNTSLNPARFSSIGYSEYRPIADNKTDEGRSQNRRVEVLIARTYQFNPDSSSTEILTAKPELPDASPNLSGGGTNPVITPMRPTAPGNVEQPQAPAPARQEQ; translated from the coding sequence ATGGCGAGAAAGAAGCGGCATGCACCGCATGAAGAAGAAGCGGGCGAGGCTTGGCTGCTGCCCTATTCCGACCTCATGACGCTGCTCCTTGCCACGTTCATCGCCCTCTATGCCATGTCTGCCACGGACTCGTCCAAGATGGCGCAGATGGCGCAGGCGTTCACGGCGGCTTTCAATACGGGCGGCCCTTCGTTCTTCAGTCAGATGGGGCCGAGCGAGAGCCGCCATGCGGAACGCGTGGCGACGGAGGACAAGGGCAACAGCGCCTACATCCAAGAAGCGAAAGCCTTGGAAGAGGTGCAGAAGGAGCTTGACAATTACATCAAACAGAACGGACTGCAAGGTGAGCTGAACACGACGATGACCGATGACGGACTGATGATCCGCATCAAGGAAAAGGCGCTTTTCCCCTCGGGCTCGGCGGAGCTCGTAGGCGAGGCGCAGAAGATCGGCCCTGTCGTCGCAGGCCTTCTCGCGAAGATTCCCGAGCGTGTCGTCATCTCGGGTCATACGGACAATGTGCCGATCGCTACGGCGCGCTACCCGTCGAACTGGGAACTGAGCTCGCAGCGCGCCTTGAATTTCATGAAATTCCTCTTTGCGAGCAATACGTCGCTCAATCCGGCACGTTTCAGCTCCATCGGCTACAGCGAGTATCGTCCGATCGCGGACAACAAGACGGACGAGGGCAGGTCGCAGAACCGCCGCGTCGAGGTTCTGATCGCTCGGACGTACCAGTTCAATCCCGACAGTTCGTCGACGGAGATATTGACGGCAAAACCTGAGCTGCCTGACGCTTCGCCCAACCTTTCGGGCGGCGGCACGAATCCCGTCATCACGCCGATGCGCCCGACGGCGCCCGGCAATGTGGAGCAGCCGCAGGCACCCGCGCCTGCACGGCAGGAACAGTAG
- the motA gene encoding flagellar motor stator protein MotA, with amino-acid sequence MEKSTLIGLLSGLIAIFGGMILKGAPISSLNNPAAFMIIILGTFACLFTAFRMDEMKMLPKLIKMTFQAPPSHQKGELLQLFIELSQIARREGILALESRVEDISDPFFKTGLSMVIDGMDPDFVSDVLDAEISVMQERHSLGRLMLMQAGTYAPTLGVLGAVIGLIAALSNLSDVNVVGHAIAAAFVATILGIYTAYVLWLPWANKLKIMSDSEIGQKRMIVEGILSLQAGDSPTAIEAKLMVFIPQSEREVLKKEA; translated from the coding sequence TTGGAAAAATCAACGCTAATCGGACTGTTGTCGGGACTCATCGCTATCTTCGGCGGTATGATCCTCAAGGGTGCGCCAATTAGTTCGCTGAACAATCCGGCGGCATTCATGATCATCATCCTCGGCACGTTTGCCTGTCTTTTCACGGCTTTCCGCATGGATGAGATGAAGATGCTGCCGAAGCTGATCAAGATGACTTTCCAGGCGCCGCCTTCGCATCAGAAGGGCGAGCTTCTGCAGCTTTTCATCGAGCTTTCGCAGATTGCGCGTCGCGAAGGCATCCTGGCACTGGAGAGCCGCGTCGAGGACATCTCCGATCCGTTCTTCAAGACGGGTCTTAGCATGGTCATCGACGGCATGGATCCGGACTTCGTCAGCGACGTTCTCGACGCTGAGATTTCCGTCATGCAGGAACGTCACTCCCTGGGTCGCCTGATGCTCATGCAGGCAGGTACCTACGCGCCTACGCTCGGCGTTCTCGGCGCCGTTATCGGTCTGATCGCAGCTCTGAGTAACTTGTCGGACGTCAACGTCGTCGGTCACGCCATCGCGGCCGCGTTCGTCGCTACGATTCTCGGTATCTACACGGCATACGTCCTCTGGCTTCCGTGGGCGAACAAGCTCAAGATCATGTCGGATTCTGAAATCGGTCAGAAGCGCATGATCGTCGAGGGCATCCTGTCGCTGCAGGCAGGTGATTCGCCGACGGCCATCGAGGCGAAGCTCATGGTCTTCATCCCGCAGTCGGAGCGCGAAGTGTTGAAGAAGGAGGCGTAA
- a CDS encoding LysR family transcriptional regulator, whose amino-acid sequence MELRQLEYFQMASRLKNITRAAERLRVSQPNITVAIKKLEAELGIQLFDRSQKQLSLTPEGAVFLTRIELALRNIQDAVLEVNDYKQLQKGTIKIGIPSMIGAYLFPKIFSSFQKKYSHLDVYLYEEGSMRIREQLERDELDFGIVILSNAAASLQTLPMAKSQIVACLPEQHPLAKKKTISLHDIEDVNLIMLKDGSFLRKLMLDTFKQESITPDIVLESNQIETIKGLIASGAGIAFLLDFIVEETPGIVTLPFDKPVFVDVGLAWKKDRYVSKAAQAFIDFCQNTLKKEK is encoded by the coding sequence ATGGAACTAAGACAACTCGAATACTTTCAAATGGCAAGCCGACTAAAAAACATCACGCGCGCCGCTGAAAGGCTTCGCGTATCACAGCCGAACATCACCGTCGCGATCAAGAAGCTTGAGGCGGAACTTGGCATCCAGCTCTTCGACCGCAGTCAGAAACAGCTGTCTTTGACGCCCGAGGGCGCTGTATTTCTGACCCGCATCGAGCTTGCGCTGCGCAACATCCAGGACGCCGTGCTCGAAGTCAACGACTACAAACAGCTGCAGAAAGGCACGATCAAGATCGGCATTCCGTCGATGATCGGCGCCTACCTCTTCCCCAAGATTTTCTCCAGCTTCCAAAAGAAATACTCGCATCTCGACGTCTATCTCTACGAAGAAGGCTCAATGCGCATCCGCGAGCAGCTCGAACGCGATGAGCTGGACTTCGGCATCGTCATCCTCTCCAACGCGGCGGCGAGCCTGCAGACGCTGCCCATGGCGAAGAGCCAGATCGTCGCGTGCCTGCCCGAGCAACACCCCCTTGCCAAAAAAAAGACCATCTCCCTGCACGACATCGAAGACGTGAACCTCATCATGCTCAAGGACGGTTCCTTCCTGCGAAAGCTCATGCTCGACACCTTCAAACAGGAGAGCATCACGCCCGACATCGTGCTCGAATCGAACCAGATCGAGACCATCAAGGGGCTGATTGCAAGCGGCGCGGGCATCGCCTTCCTGCTCGACTTCATCGTCGAGGAGACGCCCGGAATCGTGACGCTGCCCTTCGACAAGCCCGTCTTCGTCGACGTCGGGCTTGCGTGGAAGAAGGATCGCTACGTTTCCAAGGCCGCGCAGGCTTTCATCGACTTCTGCCAGAACACGCTGAAAAAAGAAAAATAA
- a CDS encoding LL-diaminopimelate aminotransferase: MAYINENYLKLAGSYLFREIAHRVADYKEKNPAADVISLGIGDVTQPLPPACIAAMHKAVDEMAAAETFRGYGPEQGYGFLIEKIIENNFPGLGIESDEVFISDGAKSDCGNIQEIFSEKAKIAITDPVYPVYLDTNVMAGRTGALQKNGHFSGVVYLPCTAENGFLPELPTEHVDIIYLCSPNNPTGMAMTRESLSRWVAYARENESVILFDAAYQAFITEDDLPHSIFEIEGAKDVAIEFRSFSKTAGFTGTRCGYIVLPKSVQGRSADGTKKSLNPLWNRRHTTKYNGTSYIIQRGAEAIFTPEGKRETAAAISYYLENARLIREGLESIGLEAYGGINAPYIWLKTPHGLSSWDFFDRLLTGADIVGTPGAGFGPCGEGYFRLTAFGNRENTKRAVERIKEKLTF, encoded by the coding sequence ATGGCTTACATCAACGAAAACTATCTGAAACTCGCCGGCAGCTATCTCTTCCGCGAGATCGCGCACCGTGTCGCTGACTATAAGGAAAAGAACCCTGCGGCCGACGTCATCTCGCTCGGCATCGGCGACGTGACGCAGCCCCTGCCGCCCGCCTGCATCGCCGCCATGCACAAGGCGGTTGACGAGATGGCTGCAGCCGAGACCTTCCGCGGCTACGGGCCCGAGCAGGGTTACGGCTTCCTCATCGAAAAAATCATAGAAAACAACTTCCCGGGACTCGGCATCGAGTCGGACGAGGTGTTCATTTCTGACGGAGCCAAGAGCGACTGCGGCAACATCCAGGAAATCTTCAGCGAAAAAGCGAAAATCGCCATCACCGACCCCGTCTACCCCGTCTACCTCGACACGAATGTCATGGCGGGACGCACGGGCGCACTGCAGAAAAACGGACACTTCTCGGGGGTTGTCTACCTGCCCTGCACGGCAGAGAACGGCTTCCTGCCCGAGCTGCCCACGGAGCATGTCGACATCATCTATCTTTGCTCGCCGAACAACCCGACGGGCATGGCGATGACGCGCGAGTCTCTCTCCCGATGGGTCGCCTACGCGCGAGAGAACGAGTCTGTCATTCTCTTCGATGCCGCTTATCAGGCCTTCATCACCGAGGACGATCTGCCGCACTCCATCTTCGAGATCGAGGGCGCGAAGGACGTCGCCATCGAATTCCGCTCCTTCTCGAAGACAGCGGGCTTCACGGGCACGCGCTGCGGCTACATCGTGCTGCCGAAGAGCGTGCAGGGCAGGAGCGCCGACGGCACGAAGAAGAGCCTCAACCCGCTCTGGAATCGCCGCCACACGACGAAGTACAACGGCACCTCCTACATCATCCAGCGCGGCGCAGAGGCCATCTTCACACCCGAAGGGAAGCGAGAGACGGCGGCTGCCATCTCCTACTACCTCGAAAACGCCCGACTCATCCGCGAGGGCCTCGAATCCATCGGTCTTGAGGCATACGGCGGCATAAACGCGCCCTACATCTGGCTCAAGACACCGCACGGACTCTCCTCGTGGGACTTCTTCGACCGCCTTCTCACAGGCGCGGACATCGTCGGCACGCCGGGCGCAGGGTTCGGTCCATGCGGCGAAGGATATTTCCGCCTCACGGCTTTCGGCAACCGAGAGAATACGAAGCGAGCGGTCGAGCGCATCAAGGAAAAACTGACGTTCTGA
- a CDS encoding ATP-binding protein: MLKPRLQELCICRPILEDTLIGKFLCFLENPENTSHAYDFTAGLIEKAESLGLSGNILRSYFLHVLAHVENTFACTVEQASGNVGKSLRRAFVRDMEILADVFHEPPSAMLPCDLLDDYEPTKRCTNEASSFLHERMASAASAEEVSDAFLDFYQRYGCGEISSCKAFSWNDKEHKLQGVEHFEALPLTDVIGYDRQKKQLTDNTEAFLEGRPANNVLLIGARGTGKSSSVKALAHEYYGRGLRLVQLAKSQLGELPRILAALRRFPSKRFILFLDDLSFEEFETEYKYLKSAIEGGVEARPQNVLIYATSNRRHLIKESWRDRDQAQDELYRQDSVNETVSLSDRFGLIITFLAPDQEQYHAIIAHYLEKEGVRLAPEELRILAHRWELEHSGRSGRTAQQFVVHYLGQMRK, from the coding sequence ATGCTCAAACCTCGCCTGCAGGAACTCTGCATCTGCCGTCCCATATTAGAGGATACGCTCATCGGGAAATTCCTGTGCTTTCTGGAAAATCCCGAGAACACTTCGCACGCTTACGATTTCACCGCAGGGCTCATCGAGAAGGCGGAATCGCTCGGTCTCTCCGGAAATATCCTGCGCTCCTATTTTCTCCATGTGCTCGCTCATGTGGAAAACACCTTCGCATGCACGGTGGAACAAGCTTCCGGCAATGTCGGCAAGAGTCTTCGCCGCGCCTTCGTGCGCGATATGGAAATCCTCGCCGATGTCTTTCATGAGCCGCCAAGCGCCATGCTTCCATGCGACCTCCTTGACGACTACGAACCGACGAAGCGCTGCACGAACGAAGCGTCCTCCTTCCTCCACGAACGCATGGCATCTGCGGCATCGGCAGAGGAAGTCTCAGACGCCTTCCTCGATTTTTACCAGCGCTACGGCTGCGGCGAGATTTCGAGCTGCAAGGCGTTCTCCTGGAACGACAAAGAGCACAAGCTTCAAGGCGTCGAGCACTTCGAAGCGCTTCCTCTCACTGACGTCATCGGCTACGACCGCCAGAAGAAGCAGCTGACAGACAATACAGAAGCCTTCCTTGAAGGGCGTCCCGCCAACAACGTCCTTTTGATCGGCGCACGCGGCACGGGCAAGTCCTCCTCCGTCAAGGCTCTCGCTCACGAATACTATGGTCGCGGTCTTCGACTCGTGCAGCTCGCGAAATCGCAGCTCGGCGAACTGCCGCGCATTCTCGCAGCGCTTCGCCGATTTCCCTCCAAGCGCTTCATCCTCTTCCTCGACGACCTCTCGTTCGAGGAATTTGAGACAGAGTACAAGTATCTGAAATCCGCCATCGAAGGCGGCGTCGAGGCGCGTCCCCAAAACGTGCTCATCTACGCGACGTCCAACCGCCGCCACCTCATCAAGGAAAGCTGGCGCGACCGCGATCAGGCGCAGGACGAACTCTATCGTCAGGACAGCGTGAACGAAACCGTCTCTCTTTCCGACCGCTTCGGTCTCATCATCACCTTCCTCGCGCCCGACCAAGAGCAATATCATGCCATCATCGCCCACTACCTTGAAAAAGAGGGCGTCCGTCTCGCCCCCGAAGAGCTTCGCATCCTCGCGCATCGCTGGGAGCTTGAGCACTCCGGACGCAGCGGACGCACGGCGCAGCAATTCGTCGTGCACTATCTAGGACAAATGCGGAAATGA